From Thermoleophilum album:
AGAGGTCGGGCGGGTTCTGGAACATCCAGAAGATCAAGAAGAATCCGCCCGAGGAAACCTCGCCGATCTGCTTGACCACGGCGAGGTACGAGGCGAAGAAACCTGCGCCGACAGCCGCGACGTACAGGAAGGGCAGCACCAGCCACGCGGCAAGCAGGCGCGTCGCGCAGAGGAAAAGCAGCGAATCGATGCCCATCACTTCGAGGGCGTCGATCTCTTCCGAGATACGCATCGCTCCGATCTCGGCGACGAGTCCCGTGCCGACCTTCGCCGACATCATGTAGCCGAAGGCGTACGGCATCACCTCGCGCAGGTCGCACCAAGCCGAGAACACACCCGCATAGGCGGGCGCGCCGACCGAGCGGTTGAAGTAGGCACCCTCGATCCCGCACTGCAAGCCGAGGATGAAGGCGAGTCCCCAGATGACCGTGGCCGATCCGAGGATCAGGATCCCTGCCTGCCGCAACACCTCGCCGAAGAAGCGCAAAACGCGCAGCGAGAAGATGTCGCCGACGACGCGGGCGCAGAAGCGTGTGATGTCGCCGAGCGCGAGCAGCCAGTCGCGCGGCGCTGCGATCCAACCCGCACCCATCGCCTAGACGCCCCTCCTGCTCTTGTCTGCCAGCGTTGCCACCGCGCTACTGACTTGCACGACCGCTGTCACTTGATCGCCGAGGTGATCTCGGGATGCGTGGCGAGCAGCGTCTGCGTGAACACGTAGTTGAAGGCGAAGATGCCGAGGAACTCGATCACCACCGCTTGGTTGACGGCACGGCCCACGCCCTCGGCACCACCGGAGGCGGTCATCCCCTTGTAGCAGGAGACGATCGCGATGATCGCGCCGAAGATCGTGGTTTTGACGACCGACCCCCAAAGATCGGTGGTCGTCGCGTTGTTGAGCAGCGTCGCGAAGAACGGACCGAGCGGCGCATTGAACGTGAGCGTGGCGAGAACGCCACCGAAGATTCCGAAGATCAGCGCGTAGACATCGAACAGGCCCGTAACGATCATCAGCGCCAGAAAGCGCGGGACCACCAGGTTCTTGACCGGGTCAACGCCCAGCACCTGCAGCGCGTCGAGCTCCTCGCGGATCTTGCGCGCGCCAAGGTCGGCGGTGATCGCCGTCCCGCCGACACCGGCCAGGATCACCGCCGAGGCGATCGGCGCGAACTCGCGCACCGACGCGAGCACGAAGAAGCCGCCGAGGCGGTCGATCGCGCCGAAGATCACGAGGAAGTTGCCGGCCTGCAAGCCCGGCGCGCCGTAGCCGAAGGCGATGGTGGTGATCATCAACGGCAGCCAGCACAGCCTCAGCATGAACAAGAACTGCTGGACGAACTCGCTGCCGTACGGGTAGGGCGGACGGACCGCGGAGACGATCGTGCGTCCGGTGAGGATCATCATGTCGCCGACTTGCTCGAGCAGGCTGCGAGCCGGCAAGAAGACCCGTTCGGTTGTCGCTTGGACCACGCTCGAACTCCTCCCCGCGCCGCCGGTTCGGCGCTGCCCTACACGCCACGAAGCCTAAGTGATCGACGGTCTCGAGGGCAACGGAGAACCGTCGCGGCACCGCTCGGGCCCGTGGTATGTTGGCCGCGCCTTGGCGTGGAGGGGTGGTGAGCGAAGGTCAGCGCCGACCCGGCGCACGGCCGTGGCGACATCGGTCACGGTCGCGCTCACCGTCGCGTCGGCCGTCGGCTGTGGTCCGCCCGAGCGCCAGGACGCCGGTGCACCCAGCGGGCGCTTTGCGGTCGAGGTGCTGTCGGCGTCGTTCCCGACTGCGCAGCGTCTCGCTCAAACGTCCCGACTCGAGATCGTCGTACGTAACGCCGGGAATCGGACAATTCCCGAGCTCGCCGCCACCGTCCAGGGCTTCGATACGCGCGTGGCGCGCAGCGACGTGGCCGACCCGCGACGCCCGGTGTTCATCGTTAACGCTCGCCGGCGATCGATCGGTGGCGAACCGGAAGTGCAGGAGATAGCCCCGGGAGCGAACCGCACCGCTCTCAACGACACATGGGTGAGCGGCCCCCTCGCTCCCGGCGCGACACGGCGTTTGGTGTGGAGCGTGACCGCGGTGCGAGCAGGGCGCTTCCGCCTGCGCTGGTCGCTCGCGCCGAGCCTGTACGGGCGCGCCGTTGCCGTAGACCGGCGCACCGGTCGCCGTCCCGCCGGCGAGTTCGTCGTCCGTGTCAGCGACCGCGCACCGCAAGTACGCGTCGCCGACGACGGACGCACGATCGTCGCCCGCTGACCGCGCCATACGGCGCTCGGCACGTGCCGGGGCGAAAACCTTCGCTGGCTCAGCTCGGGCGTCCGAAGCGCGTGTAAAGGTCGGGCAGGATCGCCGCCAGGTTGGCGAACTCTTCGCCGCAGTGCAGCAGCAGCGAGCGGGGCGCCACCCGCGGAATCGCAACGCGGCGCACGAGCTTGCGTCGGAGCAGCGGCGTTGCGAGCTGCCCGAGCAGGCGAGGCCCGTAAGGACGCAGAGCGGCACCGATCCAAAAACGGCTGCGCAGGACCAGCCCGTCACCTGGCGAGCGCAAGAAGACGTGTGCAAGACACGTGTGTTCGACACCGAGCCTTGGCTCGCCAACGACGGCGCAAGATACAAGGCCGACGTTGGGCCGCTCGAGTGTGTCGCGAGGAAAACCGAGCTTCCACGGCTCGACGAACCGGATGCGCAAACGCCTGCGCCCGAAGCCGACGTCCTCGGTCGAGTCGTGCACCGCTCCCCAGAAAGGAAGTGTGCGAAGGTCACTCCGGCTAGCCGCAGGTGTCGGCTCGCGCACGAGCTCGGTCGCGAAGTGCGCCCGCGGATGCCAGATGCGGTAGCGGAGCGGGTGGTGCGGAAACCAGGTGAACCACCACTCGATCATCTCCGGTCGCACGCCGGGCATCTCGACACGCGACGCGACGTAGCCACAACCGTCGGCGAGCCACCCCCAGCCGCACTCGGCAGCGAGTGGCGCGGGATCGAGCAAACGCTCGAGGTCGTTGCTCGCCAAGCGCTGCATCTCGACTTGGGCGAGAGCGGGTGCAGCGGCCGCCGTCGCGACTGCCTCGGGCGCCTCGGGAACGCGCTCTAGTAGACGCTTGAGAACCTCCTCCTCGCGCTCTGGGCTCGCCACGCGCCGAGCGTACAACGCGCCCGCGCGCTGTCAAAGACA
This genomic window contains:
- a CDS encoding ABC transporter permease: MGAGWIAAPRDWLLALGDITRFCARVVGDIFSLRVLRFFGEVLRQAGILILGSATVIWGLAFILGLQCGIEGAYFNRSVGAPAYAGVFSAWCDLREVMPYAFGYMMSAKVGTGLVAEIGAMRISEEIDALEVMGIDSLLFLCATRLLAAWLVLPFLYVAAVGAGFFASYLAVVKQIGEVSSGGFFLIFWMFQNPPDLLFSVIKGMAMATVIVLVGCYYGYTASGGPVGVGTATAKSMLVNTVMVHLVGMVGTQIFWGANPRAPIGG
- a CDS encoding MlaE family ABC transporter permease yields the protein MMILTGRTIVSAVRPPYPYGSEFVQQFLFMLRLCWLPLMITTIAFGYGAPGLQAGNFLVIFGAIDRLGGFFVLASVREFAPIASAVILAGVGGTAITADLGARKIREELDALQVLGVDPVKNLVVPRFLALMIVTGLFDVYALIFGIFGGVLATLTFNAPLGPFFATLLNNATTTDLWGSVVKTTIFGAIIAIVSCYKGMTASGGAEGVGRAVNQAVVIEFLGIFAFNYVFTQTLLATHPEITSAIK
- a CDS encoding DAPG hydrolase family protein, with product MASPEREEEVLKRLLERVPEAPEAVATAAAAPALAQVEMQRLASNDLERLLDPAPLAAECGWGWLADGCGYVASRVEMPGVRPEMIEWWFTWFPHHPLRYRIWHPRAHFATELVREPTPAASRSDLRTLPFWGAVHDSTEDVGFGRRRLRIRFVEPWKLGFPRDTLERPNVGLVSCAVVGEPRLGVEHTCLAHVFLRSPGDGLVLRSRFWIGAALRPYGPRLLGQLATPLLRRKLVRRVAIPRVAPRSLLLHCGEEFANLAAILPDLYTRFGRPS